Proteins found in one Fibrobacter sp. UWR4 genomic segment:
- a CDS encoding restriction endonuclease subunit S, with protein sequence MSKIADLIKKYCPNGVEYKTFEDVCDYEQPSKYIVDSTDYSDEYTTPVLTAGQTFILGYTDEKNGIYSASKDCPVVIFDDFTGAFKWVDFPFKVKSSAMKILTAKNEILLRYVFHYMGVLNFASNEHKRLWIATYSKFQIPVPPLEVQREIVQVLDSFTMLTAELSAELSARKKQYEFYRDQLLSFKKVSPPLTLEWKTLGEICDMKAGKAISASDISSEQSKMFPYPCYGGNGIRGYVACNNQNGEYCLIGRQGALCGNVCFATGTFYATEHAVVVKNDARLNNRFLFHLLTAMNLNQYKSQGAQPGLAVGNLEKLSVPVPPIDIQKRIAKVLDNFEAICSDLKIGLPAEIELRKKQYEYYRDMLLSFEPLGTVLAKQASKQASKQASKQASKQ encoded by the coding sequence ATGAGCAAGATTGCTGATTTGATAAAGAAGTATTGCCCCAATGGGGTTGAGTATAAGACATTTGAAGATGTCTGTGATTACGAACAGCCTAGTAAATACATTGTTGACAGCACCGATTATTCTGATGAATACACGACTCCAGTCCTAACAGCGGGACAAACATTTATCTTAGGATATACGGATGAAAAAAATGGAATTTATTCCGCATCCAAGGATTGCCCTGTTGTGATTTTTGATGACTTTACTGGGGCGTTTAAGTGGGTTGACTTTCCATTTAAAGTTAAATCATCTGCAATGAAAATTTTAACGGCAAAAAATGAAATTTTACTCCGTTATGTATTTCATTATATGGGTGTATTAAATTTCGCATCAAATGAACATAAACGTTTGTGGATTGCAACATATTCAAAGTTTCAAATCCCTGTACCTCCTTTGGAGGTGCAGCGTGAAATAGTCCAGGTACTGGACAGTTTCACGATGCTCACAGCGGAGCTTTCAGCGGAGCTTTCAGCTCGCAAAAAGCAATATGAATTTTATCGTGACCAGTTGCTTTCATTCAAAAAAGTTAGCCCCCCCCTAACTTTGGAGTGGAAAACTTTGGGTGAAATTTGTGACATGAAAGCAGGTAAGGCTATTTCTGCATCAGATATAAGTTCGGAACAGTCGAAAATGTTCCCGTACCCATGCTATGGTGGCAACGGAATTCGTGGTTATGTGGCTTGCAATAATCAAAATGGAGAATATTGTCTAATAGGTCGCCAAGGAGCTTTGTGTGGCAATGTATGTTTTGCTACTGGAACATTTTATGCAACAGAACATGCTGTTGTTGTTAAAAATGATGCCAGACTAAATAACAGGTTCCTGTTTCATTTGCTAACAGCAATGAATTTAAACCAGTACAAATCCCAAGGTGCTCAGCCGGGATTAGCCGTTGGAAATTTAGAGAAATTGAGCGTTCCGGTTCCACCGATTGACATTCAAAAAAGAATAGCTAAAGTTCTTGATAATTTTGAAGCAATCTGTTCTGACCTAAAAATTGGTTTGCCTGCTGAGATTGAACTGCGTAAAAAGCAGTATGAATATTATCGAGATATGTTGCTAAGTTTCGAGCCGCTTGGCACAGTTCTTGCTAAGCAAGCAAGCAAGCAAGCAAGCAAGCAAGCAAGCAAGCA